Part of the Lycium ferocissimum isolate CSIRO_LF1 chromosome 6, AGI_CSIRO_Lferr_CH_V1, whole genome shotgun sequence genome, GAAGCCTTTCCATCTTAGGCCCATATATTAGGCAATTGTGTCACACTTTTGACCAATTTTCCCAATCACAAGTACTTCTTTAATAGGAGAATCCTATTAGATTGCTCTGCTCCTATTAATAGTGGAGCCCGGGATCTACTCTACAATGGGATTAGAAAAATGTAAGAATGCCACATCAGCCTTTTGAACTTGCTACCTAAAGCAAATTTTTGAACTGTCTTTACTGCTTCTCTAGAAGCTTTTCATATGTCAAGGTGATTCAACAATTTATACATATAAGAAAACATTGTCTTACCTACTTGcttagtataattttgttatgaaggGACTTCACCCTTGGCTCTAATACCCTTGATCTGATAGTTGATTTTGTCTGTTATTTAATTGATCACGTGCTGAAGTCTTGTTGCTTGCTGATGTGTAGGTGGCCAAAGATCCATCTGGCAAAGACATCAATGCACTTGAGCAGCACATAAAGAACCTCCTGTGTCCTTCCACTCCGCATTTCTTCAACACTCTGTATGATCCATACAGAGAAGGTGCAGATTTCGTTCGTGGATACCCTTTCAGTATGCGTGAGGGTGCTCAAACAGCTGTTTCTCACGGCCTTTGGCTCAACATCCCTGACTATGATGCACCTACTCAACTTGTTAAGCCACGTGAGAGGAACACGAGGTAATATTTCCCATAAATCCATTCTTAGAGCTTATTGAATTACTCATTGTGGTTAGATTTGGTAAACTAGTTAACATTAACATCTATACGATTTCCAGGTATGTAGATGCAGTCATGACAATTCCTAAGGGCACTTTGTTCCCCATGTGTGGAATGAATTTGGCATTCGACCGTGAGCTTATTGGACCTGCAATGTACTTTGGCCTCATGGGTGATGGTCAGCCAATTGGTCGTTACGACGATATGTGGGCTGGCTGGTGCATCAAGGTAATATTATCTATTTTTTCTGTAGATGCAGCAATGATTTCTACATTAACCTGAGAAATgattaagagcctgtttggatgggcttaaaaaaagcagcttataagctgaaaacagcttataagctaaaacaaaataagttgggctaccccaacttattttttttggctcagcttacagcttataagctgctttagataagctaagccaaacgggcccaattatttttttagcttattttaagcacaaaatggctttaagctggccagccaaacactcaaaaaagctgaaaacagcttataagcaacttataagtcaatccaaacgggctctaagcaACATTAACTAGAAGAACTATTATAAGACCAAGAATGTGATATTGTTTTTGCCCTCCATTAAATTTTGGTCTAGTATTACTCTTGCTGTTAGGAAAAAAACTCTTGTTTGACCTTGACTCTTAATAGAGCTCCAACCTAAGGGTAATTTTAAACCATAGTcaaaagttgaggggcaaatttggacATCTTTTTCTCTAAAAAATGAGCACTTCGTTAAGGGCAAAGATCAGATGCGAGACGATTTGCTAACAACAAATGTATgaataatttgaaattataacaAAGGAGAAAATTGAACAATTTCAAATAATACAAGGATAAATTTTGGACATTTgttgttttatatttttagcTTGTGTTAAGATAAAAAGCTACTTAGAGTATGATAATTGATACCCTTTAAGATGTCTCATCCAGAGTAAACCCCAATACTACCTTTCATGACATATTTTGTGTATTGAAGCATCTTGGTTGAATGACAGAATCCTAACATAGAATCATCTATTTTATAGGTTATATGTGATCATTTGGGACTGGGTGTCAAGACTGGTCTGCCTTACATATGGCACAGCAAGGCAAGCAACCCTTTTGTTAACCTCAAAAAGGAGTACAAAGGCATCTACTGGCAAGAAGAGATCATTCCATTTTTCCAATCTGCAACTCTTCCTAAAGAGTGCACAAGTGTTCAGCAGTGCTATCTTGAACTGTCGAAACAGGTCAAGGACAAACTTTCCAATCTAGACCCTTATTTTGCCAAGCTAGCAGATGCCATGGTCACATGGATTGAAGCC contains:
- the LOC132059848 gene encoding probable UDP-arabinopyranose mutase 2, producing the protein MAAATPLLKDELDIVIPTIRNLDFLEMWRPFFQPYHLIIVQDGDPSKKIHVPEGFDYELYNRNDINRILGPKASCISFKDSACRCFGYMVSKKKYIYTIDDDCFVAKDPSGKDINALEQHIKNLLCPSTPHFFNTLYDPYREGADFVRGYPFSMREGAQTAVSHGLWLNIPDYDAPTQLVKPRERNTRYVDAVMTIPKGTLFPMCGMNLAFDRELIGPAMYFGLMGDGQPIGRYDDMWAGWCIKVICDHLGLGVKTGLPYIWHSKASNPFVNLKKEYKGIYWQEEIIPFFQSATLPKECTSVQQCYLELSKQVKDKLSNLDPYFAKLADAMVTWIEAWDELNPTGEGLAKPSVANGPAK